In Nocardioides conyzicola, one genomic interval encodes:
- a CDS encoding AI-2E family transporter, whose product MSNDADGPDVPPEPETSRRRLPIIARRQRSDAEAEEREVRLAARLAHQFAHLRDERQAQLNMPAVVVGAAPVSRQVPWGVDLAAAWAWRFLVIVAAGAVVFLTIGFLSVVVLPVVIALLITALVVPIVDLLVRIGVPRGIAALGVVIAGIALVGLLLTLAGQQIATGATDLADQTVAGLDEIKDWLKDGPLHASDSQINDYIDRAQDAITKQSEGGEVVGRITEVSTAVGHVFAGFFIVLFSTYFFLADGEKIWAWIVRLSPRAARGHVDSSGRVAWISLTQFVRATVIVALTDAIGIAVGAAILGVPFVLAIGVLVFLGAFVPLVGATVAGTVAVLVALVANGPITALLMLAVIIGVQQLEAHVLQPFLMGRWVSVHPLAVILAIAAGVLIAGVAGALVAVPIAAAVNAVVQHLAAYTSPGDDPVEELEEDYEETRETVDIGDGPDE is encoded by the coding sequence GTGAGCAACGACGCCGACGGGCCCGACGTACCCCCCGAGCCCGAGACCTCTCGGCGACGACTGCCGATCATCGCCCGCCGGCAGCGGTCGGACGCCGAGGCCGAGGAGCGCGAGGTGCGTCTCGCGGCGCGGCTCGCGCACCAGTTCGCGCACCTGCGCGACGAGCGCCAGGCCCAGCTGAACATGCCGGCCGTCGTGGTCGGCGCGGCGCCGGTCAGCCGGCAGGTGCCCTGGGGGGTCGACCTCGCCGCGGCATGGGCGTGGCGCTTCCTGGTCATCGTGGCAGCGGGTGCGGTCGTCTTCCTGACGATCGGCTTCCTGTCCGTGGTCGTGCTCCCGGTCGTGATCGCGCTGCTGATCACCGCCCTGGTCGTCCCGATCGTGGACCTCCTGGTGCGGATCGGTGTGCCCCGCGGCATCGCGGCGCTCGGTGTGGTGATCGCGGGCATCGCCCTGGTCGGGCTGCTGCTCACCCTGGCCGGCCAGCAGATCGCCACCGGTGCCACCGACCTGGCCGACCAGACGGTCGCCGGGCTCGACGAGATCAAGGACTGGCTCAAGGACGGGCCGCTGCACGCCAGCGACTCACAGATCAACGACTACATCGACCGGGCCCAGGACGCCATCACCAAGCAGTCCGAGGGTGGGGAGGTCGTCGGCCGGATCACCGAGGTCAGCACCGCGGTCGGGCACGTGTTCGCCGGCTTCTTCATCGTGCTCTTCTCGACGTACTTCTTCCTCGCCGACGGCGAGAAGATCTGGGCGTGGATCGTCCGGCTCTCGCCGCGCGCCGCCCGCGGCCACGTGGACAGCTCGGGCCGGGTCGCCTGGATCTCGCTGACGCAGTTCGTCCGGGCGACCGTGATCGTCGCGCTGACCGACGCCATCGGGATCGCGGTCGGCGCCGCGATCCTCGGGGTGCCCTTCGTGCTGGCGATCGGCGTGCTGGTCTTCCTCGGCGCCTTCGTGCCGCTGGTCGGTGCCACCGTCGCCGGGACCGTCGCCGTCCTGGTGGCCCTGGTCGCCAACGGCCCGATCACCGCGCTCCTCATGCTGGCCGTCATCATCGGCGTCCAGCAGCTCGAGGCCCACGTGCTCCAGCCGTTCCTGATGGGCCGCTGGGTGTCGGTGCACCCGCTGGCCGTCATCCTGGCGATCGCGGCCGGCGTCCTGATCGCGGGCGTGGCCGGCGCGCTGGTCGCCGTACCGATCGCCGCCGCCGTCAACGCCGTCGTCCAGCACCTCGCCGCGTACACCTCACCCGGTGACGATCCGGTCGAGGAGCTCGAGGAGGACTACGAGGAGACCAGGGAGACCGTCGACATCGGGGACGGGCCCGATGAGTGA
- the ilvA gene encoding threonine ammonia-lyase: MSDVPTVGLSDIEAARQVLAGVAIETPMEESRWLSALAGGPVSLKCENLQRTGSFKARGAYVRIARLSAEERAHGVVAASAGNHAQGVALAAQLLGIRSTVFMPEGAPIPKEKATRAYGADVVFHGRYLEDALVEAHAFAQRTGAVLIHPFDHVDIVAGQGTAGLEILEQCPEVETVLVPTGGGGLLAGIAIAVKALRPGVRVIGVQAEGAAAYPGSLEHGAPVALPSMSTMADGIAVGRPGDITFAAVRDHVDEIITVSEDALARAVLATLERAKMVVEPAGAAAVAALLEHPTAFRTPAVAVLSGGNIDPLLLGKVIRHGMAAAGRYLNLRVCIPDVPGGLAQLLTEISAVGGNVLEVVHERISPTLHVDEVEVHLQLETRGAPHAEQVLARLHEHGYRVMR; this comes from the coding sequence ATGAGTGACGTGCCGACCGTCGGCCTGAGCGACATCGAGGCAGCCCGTCAGGTGCTCGCCGGAGTGGCCATCGAGACGCCGATGGAGGAGTCGCGCTGGCTCTCCGCACTGGCCGGCGGGCCGGTGTCGCTCAAGTGTGAGAACCTCCAGCGCACGGGGTCGTTCAAGGCCCGCGGCGCCTACGTCCGGATCGCCCGGCTCTCCGCCGAGGAGCGCGCGCACGGCGTGGTCGCGGCGTCCGCCGGCAACCACGCGCAGGGCGTCGCGCTCGCCGCGCAGCTGCTCGGCATCCGGTCCACCGTCTTCATGCCCGAGGGGGCGCCGATCCCGAAGGAGAAGGCCACCCGCGCGTACGGCGCCGACGTGGTCTTCCACGGCCGCTACCTCGAGGACGCGCTGGTCGAGGCGCACGCGTTCGCCCAGCGCACCGGAGCGGTGCTGATCCACCCCTTCGACCACGTCGACATCGTCGCCGGCCAGGGCACCGCCGGGCTGGAGATCCTCGAGCAGTGCCCCGAGGTCGAGACCGTCCTGGTGCCGACCGGCGGTGGGGGACTGCTCGCCGGGATCGCGATCGCGGTCAAGGCGCTGCGTCCGGGCGTGCGGGTCATCGGCGTCCAGGCCGAGGGCGCGGCGGCGTACCCCGGCTCGCTGGAGCACGGCGCCCCCGTGGCGCTGCCGTCGATGAGCACGATGGCCGACGGCATCGCGGTCGGTCGTCCGGGCGACATCACCTTCGCCGCCGTACGCGACCACGTCGACGAGATCATCACCGTCTCGGAGGACGCGCTCGCGCGCGCCGTGCTGGCGACGCTCGAGCGGGCCAAGATGGTCGTCGAGCCGGCCGGAGCGGCCGCGGTCGCGGCGCTGCTGGAGCACCCCACGGCCTTCCGTACCCCGGCCGTCGCCGTGCTCTCGGGCGGCAACATCGACCCGCTGCTGCTCGGCAAGGTGATCCGGCACGGCATGGCCGCCGCGGGTCGCTACCTCAACCTGCGCGTCTGCATCCCCGACGTACCCGGTGGTCTCGCGCAGCTGCTCACCGAGATCAGCGCGGTCGGCGGCAACGTGCTCGAGGTCGTCCACGAGCGGATCTCACCCACGCTGCACGTCGACGAGGTCGAGGTGCACCTCCAGCTGGAGACCCGCGGCGCGCCGCACGCCGAGCAGGTGCTCGCCCGCCTGCACGAGCACGGCTACCGGGTGATGAGGTAG
- the greA gene encoding transcription elongation factor GreA — translation MTQAAAQGKVWLTQDAFDKLTQELEDLKGPVRQEIIARISAARDEGDLKENGGYHAAREEQGKLEGRIRQLEDMLNRAEVGETPADDGVVEPGMKVTYKFVGDSDDEVETFLLGAREMEDAAGGGLKVYSPQSPLGSAILGSSKGDTVSYEAPNGKELKVVIVDAVPYTG, via the coding sequence ATGACACAGGCAGCAGCGCAGGGCAAGGTCTGGCTCACCCAGGACGCCTTCGACAAGCTCACCCAGGAGCTCGAGGACCTCAAGGGTCCCGTCCGCCAGGAGATCATCGCCCGCATCAGCGCCGCCCGCGACGAGGGCGACCTCAAGGAGAACGGTGGCTACCACGCCGCCCGCGAGGAGCAGGGCAAGCTCGAGGGCCGGATCCGGCAGCTCGAGGACATGCTCAACCGCGCGGAGGTCGGCGAGACCCCGGCCGACGACGGCGTCGTCGAGCCCGGCATGAAGGTCACCTACAAGTTCGTCGGTGACTCCGATGACGAGGTCGAGACGTTCCTGCTCGGCGCCCGCGAGATGGAGGACGCCGCCGGCGGCGGCCTCAAGGTCTACTCGCCGCAGTCGCCGCTCGGCTCGGCGATCCTCGGGTCCTCCAAGGGCGACACCGTCAGCTACGAGGCGCCCAACGGCAAGGAGCTCAAGGTCGTCATCGTGGACGCGGTCCCCTACACCGGATAG
- a CDS encoding DUF4307 domain-containing protein — MTQPTDLADRYGAPAPWRRRVLIAGSVVVAAAFLGWLGWTIWDQSTPQVRSDIVGYKIVDQHQATATVEVRLADDGVVASCTLRAFAEDHTVVGERVFVPRDGQSDLDVRTERLATSVELLGCTAPGQSHPR; from the coding sequence GTGACCCAGCCGACCGACCTCGCCGACCGGTACGGCGCGCCCGCGCCGTGGCGGCGCCGGGTGCTGATCGCCGGCAGCGTCGTCGTCGCGGCGGCGTTCCTGGGCTGGCTGGGCTGGACGATCTGGGACCAGTCGACCCCGCAGGTGCGCTCCGACATCGTCGGCTACAAGATCGTCGACCAGCACCAGGCGACGGCGACGGTCGAGGTGCGGCTGGCCGACGACGGGGTCGTCGCGAGCTGCACGCTCCGGGCGTTCGCCGAGGACCACACCGTCGTGGGCGAGAGGGTGTTCGTCCCCAGGGACGGCCAGAGCGACCTGGACGTGCGCACCGAGCGCCTCGCCACGTCGGTCGAGCTGCTCGGCTGCACCGCCCCCGGGCAGAGCCACCCGCGCTGA
- the mca gene encoding mycothiol conjugate amidase Mca yields MHVHAHPDDESSKGAASTAMYVAQGVDVHVATCTGGERGSILNPKMDRPDILENITEIRRQEMERARDILGIRQDWLGFIDSGWPEGDPKPPLPEGCFALVPLEEAVAPLVRLIREFRPHVLTTYDERGGYPHPDHIKCHEISVEAFRAAADPDRYPELGEPWQVLKLYYHHSFNKARIQATHDAMIAHGLESPWAERLAEWKDEPEWEARVTTRVPCSDYFGVRDQALLAHATQIDPDGFWFAIPRELQAEVWPTEDFELVESKVASQLPEDDLFAGITDPQ; encoded by the coding sequence ATGCATGTCCATGCCCACCCCGACGACGAGTCGAGCAAGGGTGCGGCGAGCACCGCGATGTACGTCGCCCAAGGTGTCGACGTGCACGTCGCGACCTGCACCGGCGGCGAGCGCGGCTCGATCCTCAACCCCAAGATGGACCGGCCCGACATCCTCGAGAACATCACCGAGATCCGGCGCCAGGAGATGGAGCGGGCCCGCGACATCCTCGGCATCCGCCAGGACTGGCTGGGCTTCATCGACTCCGGCTGGCCCGAGGGTGACCCCAAGCCGCCGCTCCCGGAGGGCTGCTTCGCGCTGGTCCCGCTCGAGGAGGCCGTGGCGCCGCTGGTGCGGCTGATCCGCGAGTTCCGTCCGCACGTCCTGACGACGTACGACGAGCGCGGCGGCTACCCGCACCCCGACCACATCAAGTGCCACGAGATCAGCGTCGAGGCGTTCCGGGCGGCGGCCGACCCGGACCGCTACCCCGAGCTGGGGGAGCCGTGGCAGGTGCTCAAGCTCTACTACCACCACTCCTTCAACAAGGCCCGGATCCAGGCGACCCACGACGCGATGATCGCCCACGGGCTGGAGTCGCCGTGGGCGGAGCGGCTCGCCGAGTGGAAGGACGAGCCCGAGTGGGAGGCCCGGGTCACGACCCGGGTGCCGTGCTCCGACTACTTCGGCGTGCGCGACCAGGCGCTCCTGGCGCACGCGACGCAGATCGACCCGGACGGCTTCTGGTTCGCGATCCCGCGCGAGCTCCAGGCCGAGGTCTGGCCGACCGAGGACTTCGAGCTCGTCGAGAGCAAGGTCGCCTCCCAGCTCCCCGAGGACGACCTCTTCGCGGGCATCACCGACCCGCAGTGA
- a CDS encoding Ig-like domain-containing protein, with amino-acid sequence MTKTLSSILVGALAATLLVSTPGPSSAAVTTEGFESAVPTGWTVKNNSAPVGTTTVLQGETTAFSAHDGPATSYAAMNYQSVGSGAQPTISTWLITPRYTSLSNGDAWSFFTRKAPETLNYPDRLEVRLSTNGGCSPGAGASSVGDFTTLLLTINPTLTVAVYPTVWTQFQGALSGITGGAKAGCLAFRYYVSDAGVSGHNGDYIGIDTYSFDDQPADTTPPDTTITSGPTGITTDPTPTFAFASTEAGSTFACSLDGAAYGACSGPGASHTSVTLDEGAHTFAVRATDDMANTDPTPATRSFIVDAALPDTTITSGPGGPTNDSTPTFAFNSTEADVTFACSLDEAPYEVCSEPDGHTTSVLADGPHTFTVRATDTAGHVEDPPATRSFTVDTNVPDTSITSGPDGLTNDPTPTWGIASTDEGGTFECSVDQAEFSACDAPEVTLPTLSDGEHGVSVRAIDAAGNVDPTPAVRQLTVDTAAPETMIEAVPAYLPDSTPTFGLTAGDGVSTYECALDGAEFVACAGTDGRFTAPLLADGMHTLAVRATDPAGNTDPEAAQVAFTVDTAAPSTSIASGPPAFTSSTAATFAFTSTETGSTYECSVDGAAYAACSGPGTTHTTTALADGAHSFAVRATDRAGNVGATPSQVVFTVDTAAPDTTIASGPTGDTPSTQPTFTFTATETGSTYECSLDGAAYAACSGPGAAHTTQVLAVGAHTFVVRAIDRAGNADQVPAIRSFTVVSPPPSCSADKASVTKARAAVTKATAALTKATKKLKAAKKAGNRKAIAQAKKKVATATKAVKAAKRTLAVATGRLTACQVG; translated from the coding sequence GTGACGAAGACCCTCAGCTCGATCCTGGTCGGCGCCCTCGCCGCCACTCTCCTGGTCTCCACCCCCGGCCCCTCGTCGGCGGCCGTGACGACCGAGGGCTTCGAGTCCGCCGTGCCGACGGGCTGGACGGTCAAGAACAACAGCGCGCCAGTCGGAACCACGACCGTCCTCCAGGGCGAGACGACCGCGTTCTCCGCCCACGACGGGCCGGCGACGTCGTACGCCGCGATGAACTACCAATCCGTGGGCAGCGGTGCCCAACCCACCATCAGCACCTGGCTGATCACGCCGAGGTACACCTCCCTGAGCAACGGCGACGCCTGGTCGTTCTTCACGCGGAAGGCCCCGGAGACCCTGAACTACCCGGACCGGCTCGAGGTGCGGTTGTCGACCAACGGCGGCTGCAGCCCGGGCGCCGGCGCCAGCTCCGTCGGAGACTTCACGACCTTGCTCCTGACGATCAACCCGACGCTCACGGTCGCGGTGTATCCCACCGTCTGGACCCAGTTCCAGGGCGCGCTGTCCGGCATCACCGGTGGCGCCAAGGCCGGCTGCCTCGCGTTCCGCTACTACGTCAGCGACGCCGGGGTCAGCGGGCACAACGGCGACTACATCGGCATCGACACCTACAGCTTCGACGACCAGCCGGCCGACACCACCCCGCCCGACACGACGATCACCTCGGGGCCGACCGGGATCACGACCGACCCGACGCCCACCTTCGCCTTCGCCTCGACGGAGGCCGGCTCGACCTTCGCGTGCTCGCTCGACGGCGCGGCCTACGGCGCCTGCTCGGGTCCGGGTGCCAGTCATACATCCGTGACGCTGGACGAAGGTGCACACACCTTCGCGGTCCGCGCGACCGACGACATGGCCAACACCGATCCGACGCCGGCGACCAGGTCGTTCATCGTCGATGCGGCCCTTCCTGACACGACGATCACCTCCGGACCCGGTGGACCGACGAACGACTCGACCCCCACCTTCGCCTTCAACTCGACCGAGGCCGACGTGACCTTCGCGTGCTCGTTGGACGAGGCGCCCTACGAGGTCTGCTCCGAGCCCGACGGGCACACCACGTCGGTCCTGGCCGACGGTCCGCACACGTTCACCGTGCGCGCGACCGACACGGCCGGCCACGTCGAGGACCCTCCGGCGACGAGGTCGTTCACGGTCGACACCAACGTCCCCGACACGTCGATCACCTCCGGCCCCGACGGTCTGACCAACGACCCGACACCCACGTGGGGGATCGCGTCGACGGACGAGGGCGGGACCTTCGAGTGCTCGGTCGACCAGGCGGAGTTCAGCGCCTGCGACGCGCCCGAGGTCACGCTCCCGACGCTGAGCGACGGCGAACACGGGGTGTCGGTCCGCGCCATCGACGCCGCGGGCAACGTGGACCCCACGCCCGCGGTCAGGCAGCTCACCGTCGATACCGCGGCGCCAGAGACCATGATCGAGGCGGTCCCGGCCTATCTCCCGGACTCCACTCCCACGTTCGGGCTCACCGCCGGCGACGGCGTCTCGACGTACGAGTGTGCGCTGGACGGCGCGGAGTTCGTCGCGTGCGCGGGGACGGACGGCAGGTTCACCGCACCGCTCCTCGCCGACGGGATGCACACGCTCGCGGTGCGCGCCACCGACCCGGCAGGCAACACCGACCCCGAGGCGGCCCAGGTCGCCTTCACCGTCGACACTGCGGCGCCCAGCACCAGCATCGCGTCCGGTCCGCCTGCGTTCACGAGCAGCACCGCGGCGACCTTCGCCTTCACGTCCACCGAGACCGGCTCGACGTACGAGTGCTCCGTCGACGGCGCGGCGTACGCCGCTTGCTCGGGACCGGGCACCACCCACACCACCACAGCCCTGGCCGACGGGGCGCACTCGTTCGCGGTCCGCGCCACCGACCGGGCGGGCAACGTCGGTGCCACTCCGAGCCAGGTCGTGTTCACGGTCGACACGGCGGCCCCCGACACCACCATCGCGTCCGGTCCGACCGGCGACACCCCGAGCACGCAGCCGACGTTCACCTTCACGGCCACCGAGACCGGCTCGACGTACGAGTGCTCGCTCGACGGCGCTGCGTACGCCGCCTGCTCGGGGCCAGGCGCCGCGCACACCACCCAGGTCCTGGCGGTGGGCGCGCACACCTTCGTGGTGCGCGCCATCGACCGGGCCGGCAACGCAGACCAGGTCCCGGCGATCAGGAGCTTCACCGTCGTCTCGCCCCCGCCGAGCTGCTCCGCCGACAAGGCGAGCGTGACGAAGGCGAGAGCGGCTGTCACGAAGGCGACCGCCGCGCTGACCAAGGCCACCAAGAAGCTGAAGGCCGCCAAGAAGGCCGGCAACCGCAAGGCGATCGCGCAGGCGAAGAAGAAGGTCGCCACCGCGACCAAGGCGGTGAAGGCGGCGAAGCGCACCCTCGCCGTCGCGACCGGCAGGCTGACCGCCTGCCAGGTCGGCTGA
- a CDS encoding LacI family DNA-binding transcriptional regulator — MAEVGAAPGPRGRPPSMADVAALAGVSHQTVSRVLNDASLVKEATRTRVLDAIRELGYRRNSAARSLATNRSGRIGMISAHLALHGPTMISAAVHHAAHQRGYEVSLAGLEEISAETLHEAVDRLLDQAVEAIVVAVAHRDALDATRALDLPIPVVIVQGVTPGEPLAAGIDQELGASLAVRHLLDLGHAEVAHVTGPLDWVEGVQRRAGWLREHETRGLLPGPEIAGDWTAESGHRAGVEIAARDDVTAVFAANDAMALGVLKALHEHGRAVPGDVSVVGFDDVPEADFYWPGLTTVNQAFSQLGTSAVDLVLRALRGEAEPATELLQPSLVVRSSSGAPTRA, encoded by the coding sequence ATGGCGGAAGTGGGGGCAGCGCCGGGACCGCGGGGGCGGCCGCCGAGCATGGCGGACGTGGCCGCGCTGGCCGGTGTCTCGCACCAGACGGTCTCGCGCGTCCTCAACGACGCCTCGCTCGTGAAGGAGGCGACCCGGACCCGGGTGCTCGACGCGATCCGCGAGCTCGGCTACCGACGCAACTCCGCCGCCCGCTCGCTCGCCACCAACCGCTCCGGCCGCATCGGCATGATCTCCGCGCACCTGGCCCTGCACGGGCCGACGATGATCAGCGCCGCGGTGCACCACGCGGCGCACCAGCGCGGCTACGAGGTGTCCCTGGCCGGTCTCGAGGAGATCTCCGCGGAGACGCTGCACGAGGCCGTGGACCGGCTGCTCGACCAGGCGGTCGAGGCGATCGTGGTCGCGGTCGCGCACCGCGACGCCCTCGACGCGACCCGGGCCCTCGACCTGCCGATCCCGGTCGTGATCGTCCAGGGCGTCACGCCGGGGGAGCCGCTGGCGGCCGGCATCGACCAGGAGCTCGGCGCCAGCCTGGCGGTCCGGCACCTGCTCGACCTCGGCCACGCCGAGGTGGCCCACGTGACCGGTCCGCTGGACTGGGTCGAGGGCGTGCAGCGACGCGCCGGCTGGCTGCGCGAGCACGAGACGCGCGGCCTCCTGCCGGGGCCGGAGATCGCAGGGGACTGGACGGCCGAGAGCGGCCACCGCGCGGGGGTGGAGATTGCCGCCCGCGACGACGTCACCGCGGTCTTCGCCGCCAACGACGCGATGGCGCTCGGCGTGCTCAAGGCGCTGCACGAGCACGGGCGGGCCGTGCCCGGCGACGTCAGCGTGGTCGGCTTCGACGACGTGCCCGAGGCGGACTTCTACTGGCCCGGCCTGACCACCGTCAACCAGGCGTTCTCGCAGCTCGGGACGAGTGCCGTCGACCTGGTGCTGAGGGCACTGCGCGGCGAGGCCGAGCCGGCCACCGAGCTGCTCCAGCCGAGCCTGGTCGTCCGGTCGTCGTCGGGGGCTCCGACCCGCGCCTGA
- a CDS encoding aldose epimerase family protein produces MTQVLPGRPYGTLPDGRDVRALTIGSAPGPVVEILTLGAAVHRLEVAGRDGARRNVVLGHATVEERLASTDYVGGTIGRYANRIAGGRFPLDGREVVVGAHDRGNSLHGGPEGFDRRLWEVVEHRPDEVALSLVSPDGDQGFPGTVSVLVRYRVVGDVVRVEMEATTDAPTVLNLTNHAYFNLDGEGARTVDDHLLTVAADAFTPVDSTGIPFGEHAPVAGTPFDLRDPTAIGSAVRAEHPQVVEARGIDHNFVVRGTGLRVHAVLSSPRSGVRLVLRSDQPGLQVYTGNNLDGSRRSTRGGRYRQGDGIALEPQLFPDSPNRPEWPSAQVGPGTAYRATLEWDLGPGEPDGALDRSDSRVAK; encoded by the coding sequence ATGACGCAGGTGCTCCCCGGACGTCCGTACGGCACGCTCCCCGACGGCCGCGACGTGCGGGCGCTGACCATCGGCTCGGCCCCCGGCCCGGTCGTCGAGATCCTCACCCTCGGCGCCGCCGTGCACCGGCTGGAGGTGGCCGGTCGCGACGGCGCACGGCGCAACGTGGTGCTCGGCCACGCGACCGTCGAGGAGCGTCTCGCCAGCACCGACTACGTCGGCGGCACCATCGGCCGCTACGCCAACCGGATCGCCGGCGGGCGCTTCCCGCTCGACGGGCGCGAGGTCGTCGTCGGCGCCCACGACCGCGGCAACAGCCTGCACGGCGGACCCGAGGGCTTCGACCGCCGGCTCTGGGAGGTCGTCGAGCACCGGCCCGACGAGGTGGCGCTCTCGCTGGTCAGCCCGGACGGCGACCAGGGCTTCCCGGGGACCGTCTCGGTGCTCGTCCGCTACCGGGTCGTCGGCGACGTGGTGCGGGTCGAGATGGAGGCGACCACCGACGCGCCGACCGTGCTGAACCTGACCAACCACGCCTACTTCAACCTCGACGGCGAGGGTGCGAGGACGGTCGACGACCACCTGCTGACGGTCGCCGCGGACGCGTTCACGCCGGTCGACAGCACCGGCATCCCGTTCGGAGAGCACGCACCGGTGGCGGGCACGCCGTTCGACCTCCGCGACCCGACGGCGATCGGTTCGGCGGTGCGCGCCGAGCACCCGCAGGTCGTCGAGGCCCGGGGGATCGACCACAACTTCGTGGTCCGGGGGACGGGGCTGCGGGTCCACGCGGTGCTCTCCTCACCGCGGTCCGGGGTCCGGCTCGTGCTGCGGTCGGACCAGCCCGGGCTGCAGGTCTACACCGGCAACAACCTCGACGGCAGCCGCCGCTCGACCCGCGGCGGGCGCTACCGCCAGGGCGACGGCATCGCCCTCGAGCCGCAGCTCTTCCCCGACTCCCCGAACCGACCCGAGTGGCCGTCGGCGCAGGTGGGACCGGGTACGGCGTACCGCGCGACGCTGGAGTGGGACCTCGGTCCGGGGGAGCCGGACGGGGCCTTGGATCGTTCCGATTCCCGGGTCGCGAAGTGA
- a CDS encoding ABC transporter substrate-binding protein, with protein sequence MLKKTLIAASAITLSAFALTACGSDSDGGDKASDSGGGGTITMGFAQVGAESGWRTANTKSIQDSAKDAGIELKFTDAQGKQENQIQAIRSYIQQKVDVIAFSPVVETGWDAVLNEAKAAGIPVILTDRAVDSKDTSLYKTFLGSDFVVEGQKAGQWVVDNAADADTDGDGAINVVQLEGTTGAAPAIDRGEGFADTIKADPSIKVVASQTGDFTRDGGKQVMESFLQSGDHIDVLFAQNDDMGLGAIEAIEAAGLKPGKDIKIVTVDAVHDGMQALSDGKINFIVECSPLLGPQLMDVAKKVLDGEEVEPRILTEETTFDQEQATAALPDRQY encoded by the coding sequence GTGCTGAAGAAGACCCTGATCGCGGCGAGCGCGATCACCCTGAGCGCGTTCGCGCTCACCGCCTGCGGCAGTGACTCCGACGGCGGCGACAAGGCCTCGGACAGCGGCGGCGGCGGCACGATCACGATGGGCTTCGCCCAGGTCGGCGCCGAGAGCGGCTGGCGCACGGCCAACACCAAGTCGATCCAGGACTCGGCCAAGGACGCGGGCATCGAGCTCAAGTTCACCGACGCGCAGGGCAAGCAGGAGAACCAGATCCAGGCGATCCGCTCCTACATCCAGCAGAAGGTCGACGTCATCGCCTTCAGCCCGGTCGTCGAGACCGGCTGGGACGCCGTGCTCAACGAGGCCAAGGCCGCCGGGATCCCGGTCATCCTGACCGACCGCGCGGTCGACTCCAAGGACACGTCGCTCTACAAGACCTTCCTCGGCTCGGACTTCGTCGTCGAGGGCCAGAAGGCCGGCCAGTGGGTCGTGGACAACGCGGCCGACGCCGACACGGACGGCGATGGTGCCATCAACGTCGTCCAGCTCGAGGGCACGACCGGCGCCGCGCCGGCCATCGACCGCGGCGAGGGCTTCGCGGACACCATCAAGGCCGACCCGTCCATCAAGGTGGTCGCCTCGCAGACCGGCGACTTCACCCGCGACGGTGGCAAGCAGGTCATGGAGTCCTTCCTGCAGTCCGGTGACCACATCGACGTCCTGTTCGCGCAGAACGACGACATGGGCCTCGGCGCGATCGAGGCGATCGAGGCCGCCGGCCTGAAGCCCGGCAAGGACATCAAGATCGTCACGGTGGACGCCGTGCACGACGGCATGCAGGCTCTGTCCGACGGCAAGATCAACTTCATCGTGGAGTGCAGCCCGCTCCTCGGACCGCAGCTGATGGACGTCGCCAAGAAGGTGCTCGACGGCGAGGAGGTCGAGCCCCGGATCCTGACCGAGGAGACGACCTTCGACCAGGAGCAGGCGACGGCGGCCCTGCCGGACCGGCAGTACTGA